The following coding sequences are from one Oncorhynchus nerka isolate Pitt River linkage group LG6, Oner_Uvic_2.0, whole genome shotgun sequence window:
- the chchd7 gene encoding coiled-coil-helix-coiled-coil-helix domain-containing protein 7: protein MDKNVRKLRSKDINPCIEESDGSQKCLDANNYDKNMCSAYFLRYKNCRKYWHNLMVNRRRDGVKPDMPTAEERQEILAAIGGKPY, encoded by the exons ATGGACAAAAACGTGCGCAAGCTTCGAAGTAAAGATATAAACCCATGCATTGAA GAAAGTGATGGTTCTCAGAAATGTTTGGATGCCAATAACTATGATAAGAACATGTGTTCTGCATATTTTCTGAGATACAAAAACTGCAGAAAATACTGG CACAACCTCATGGTGAATAGGAGACGAGACGGCGTGAAGCCTGACATGCCCACTGCTGAGGAGCGCCAGGAGATTCTAGCTGCCATTGGAGGCAAGCCCTATTGA